Genomic DNA from Pirellulales bacterium:
GCTTCGTTGGCGGAACAACTAAACGGGGATAATCTTCGTCAAAAGGCTATTGCGGTGCTGGGCCTAATACGTCGTCTCTACCCGCAGGCGATGTTTCCAGACTGCGTTGTCACCGACTTGGCCGATTATTGTCGGCAGGATCGCAATATTACATGGAATGGTGAGGTATTGTCCCAGGCTTTTGCGTCAGCACTCGCAACGACTGCTGTTTCACACGCCACGCAAATCCGAGGAGACCTTGCGACGGAATACGCGATCTTGGACCCTGCGCGTTCGACGCCCCAGGATGCTTCCGATCTACTTAATGAATGCGAACTGGCTTTCAGTCAGTCCGTCCGCTTGGGAAGCTCGTATGCTCAGGGGCACGAACTATCGGCGCTGGAAATTGCATTGCTTGGCATATTGGCCGAAGCCGAGGACGAATGGAGCATGCAAAGTCGAAACGTCCGACAGGTTTCGCTCATATGGTCGTTGCTGCGCAAGTTCGCCAGCGTTGTCGTCAAGCGTTCGATAGCTGTGCGCTCTGGCCACCACGCTGAAGAAGAGTATTTGACCAAGTACGAGTCTGGCCTTCGAGACCAGCAGCAATTGAATTTTGTCCGCCAGGCACTGATTCCAATGCTCGGCCAAGAGGCGTTTCAGTTCAATTTGGTGGAGAGTTATGGTCAACCAACTTCGGACGATGCGCCACTATTGTCGCTTCAGTGCGGCCCACCTGGCGTGCCTGTTTTCAAAGCGCCCGACGCATCGGAAGAGCGCCCGGCTCACGATATGCCTTGGTTTGAGATTCGTGACATCGGTTACCCCATCCCAATTACTTACGAGTTTTTTCGTGCATTAATGCTCCGACAAAGTGGCTGCGCCAACAGTAGCCTTCCTGCGAGTGTTCGTGCGGCAATTGATCGAGTGCGGCACCTGTATGCTGGGGAAGTGTGCCGAGACGGTCAGAAATTTGCGGACGGTACGGCCCGGATAAATGTCATGGACCGACAGGTATCGATTACTCACGATGGCGGTGGACCACAGTTACTGTGACGCAGAAAAGGGCTTGCCGTGACCGTTGACCAGTACATGGAGAAACCGAGCGAACGAAGCCATGCTGCGTTTGCTGATTCGCTTTTCTCACCCACTGCCGCTGAGTATTCAACTAGTGAAGTCTTGTTAGGAGGCGTGTACCGAAAACTGATAACTGGTACGCCAGAAAATGACGTTGATCTGGAGACGATTCCAGAAATCGTGAGGTCGATTCCAGCGGCCAGGGGCGACGCGCGTTTGTGGCGCAATATTCTGCTTGAACTCGGCGGGATTGCGAGCCCGGCACGCAGTGGGCAGCGGCGATCAAAGCCGATCCCGCAATTAATGCCCATTATTTCGGAGGCTGCACGCTATGGCTGCGTTCTCGGACGGAAGGGTAAGAATCGATGGACGCCGGGCAATTTACTATTGGAAATCATCGGAAGCGGAGTTGGGATTGAAGATGGCAAAACGCACGCGCGACGGCTGGGCGAGAATCTAATAGTCGGGAGTGGGGACGACCTGCTCGCACGGTTCTTGGAAGATTCGTTAAGAGATGCCTCGGCGGGTGACGGGCAACACCCGAGGCCTTTCGAGTCGCCAGATCTTATCCGAGAAGAACATTGCCGAGGCCTTCGATCTCGTACCGGTGATCTGACTCCTGGCAACCCAGCGGAACAATTCTGCGCTGACCTTGGGGCCATAATGGAGCTGAAGAATGCCTTGACCAGGCGCCAATGGACGGTACTCGTTGAAGCAGTTTTGAGAATTGGGTTTGCGATGCACTGGCTGTGGATATGTTGGATGAACGCCGAAGTATGGCGTCAATTACAGATTGTGATTGAGGGCGGACCAGTGCCCTCACCTGATACACTAACCTCTGAGCTTTGGAGCGCACGACGAGGGTCGGCAATTTTGGAAGTAGGTCGGGATGCAGTTCCTTCTATTAAGTTGCTAATCGAACAGTACGTGCATGGACGATTTGGAATAAACCTAGTTTTACACCGGTTGGATGAAGTTGGTGCTGCGTGGCCTGGAACAGCGATTGGTTTCTCCGCGGTCAGCAACACGTATGCACCCCAGTGTATTCATGAATTTCTTGTTTTTGCATCGAATCAACGCCTTAACATAGATGCGCATGACCCAAAAGGATGGATTCTTCAGCGATGCGCCACGATCGTCGACGGTCGTCCGGGATTGGCTCGCTGTGAATCGGGCTTCAGCAAGAACCTATTGGAATTCATACGGCACTCTCTTGGTCAAATTGAAACGCAGGACCCGGAACGTCGTTCCTACGACCAATCGTATTTGTTAGCAAACAAGAGCCGTCGCACGACGCGACGTTCGCGCTGGCCTGTAGAGCTGGGGCCAGCAATGCTGATCGCGCTCGCGCACTGTTGTTGCCGCGGAAAAGCGCCGCTTGAGGCCAGTCTCGAAGATCTCCGAGAACATCTAGCCAAATATCGGGTGGACGTTCCTGCGCACGAGTTATCAGGCGGAAGCTTCAGCGATTCACTACAGCGACTGGGGCTCGTAGTGGATAGTCCAGACGCGGCTGGTGGTCGCCTTATTGTTTCACCATTTCGTAGATCGCTCAGCTAATTGGCAATAATCACTTTATGAACGACTTGGCCACAGTGTTGGAACGCTTTCTATCCCAATACTTTGGGAATCGACTGCGCCGCAACCCAACTGCGTTTGTCCGACCAATTCTAGTCGGCCCACCGGCACAATGCCTTGTCGCCCTTCACAATCAAATGACTGGCGATTTGCAGCATGAGTGGACTGTGACGCTTCCCGACAACTCGAACATTGATGTCGTAGTGTTATACGTTCGCGGCTTACCCACCGAGTCAGGCGACCACGGCACAGGCGCCGACGGACCGGTAAGCTGCCAGAGTGCTTGGGATTACGCTGTAACAGTTCGCAACAGTTGTCAGCGCGTCCTCATGCTTGTCGAGCCTTACATGTGGAGCGCTCGGCCGGAATCGCTTGCAAATACTACCGAAACTATCGGCGAGATTCGTCCTGGTGGACGCGGGCGGTGGTTCACAACGGAATTATGGAATTGGATCATTTGTGCGATTGCGCGGCACATCGACCTACCGGAGGCAGTTGTACGATCCGCACTCCGCGAGATTGCGAAGAGTGGCGATGAAATGAGCGCAAACGATCGAGAATTGTTGCCCTGGGAGCTGGCCAATTCATTGCTCGCCGACCCGAATACCACCCTATCCCCAGAAAATCGCCTCTGCCTTCAAGTTGGATTCTCCAGTCTCACTGGTGCAAGCACAGTGGAGCAGGCGCAGCAAGTTGTGCGTCATCTTGGCTCATACTTAGGATCGAACGGGGTCGAGCAAGGAATTCAAGCGCTAAAAGCAACAAACGTTGCTACCACCGAAAACTTAGCTCCGCACCTGGACGCGCTTGCGAACCATGTCCGATCGGCGGCGGCGTCCGGACCTGCCTTCGGTCGCACGCCGGAGTGGTTCTATCGGCCGGGCACGCCGACTGCGTGGTGGTCAGCACTATCCGCAGAGCACCTCGGAAACATGCTAGATGAAGTCGATGCGCCCGTTAGACCTGAGCGAATCACCTTCATCTGTGAAAATGCGCTCAATCAGGCTGTCCGTGGGGAACCTCATTACGTCGTGAGCGAGGTCCGGCTTCGCGCTGAATCCGCTGGTGATGAACCGCTTCTGAATCCCACATTTGCGCGACGTGTTGGGCAAGCTTCCGTGAATCTTGCAGCCGACGCGACTGATTCACTTCACTGCATAGACCCGGGGCCACCAGATCACCAGCGTCCGATTAAGTACCGCGTGGAGGCACACGGCTTTCGCGCAGCAACCTTGGATGTAATCGCCCTCGATTCATTCGAATGCGGTGGTGCCGCTCACGTGCCGAGTGCGTACATGGCACATGCTCCCGTTCGGCAACGTGGCCAGCAGGAGTGGTGGCAGGAGATTGCATTGCAGCGAGCAGGTGTCGTGGACGTGGAGATTCTTTGCGGAACGAACATCGTTAGCAGCCGAGTAACATTGCAGGGCGAGGAACCGACTGATCCAGTTGACCTACTGCCGGGGAGTAATCGAACCTCACACGTCGT
This window encodes:
- a CDS encoding ATP-binding protein codes for the protein MFNTNSKVLELLSWHGHDAGGISVPFQSAGSPLGSRVTTPLVLRLRELARALANREDNAPRWIFLVGGPGNGKSETVQDFLESLDDALAMEGSLISILREKFRPTPIVRRSVEVLPADCTRNAESFASAIGRLIVVQDATASDDAFGDAAQRLAFDLTELVTSGESPRPVVVVCANRGLLARTVNVASVEYGPNYEVTQLLENILRASSLGIDALTTERKSCWPLDSDCLAACWPMDLESLLAADSGTDPFGSMIQLAVSESEWEISGRCSDCDAQSICPFRQNAQWLRTSRHVTGLRTILRRGELATGQRWNLRGLFSLAAELCVGEWSDFGESDHPCHWVASLAEQLNGDNLRQKAIAVLGLIRRLYPQAMFPDCVVTDLADYCRQDRNITWNGEVLSQAFASALATTAVSHATQIRGDLATEYAILDPARSTPQDASDLLNECELAFSQSVRLGSSYAQGHELSALEIALLGILAEAEDEWSMQSRNVRQVSLIWSLLRKFASVVVKRSIAVRSGHHAEEEYLTKYESGLRDQQQLNFVRQALIPMLGQEAFQFNLVESYGQPTSDDAPLLSLQCGPPGVPVFKAPDASEERPAHDMPWFEIRDIGYPIPITYEFFRALMLRQSGCANSSLPASVRAAIDRVRHLYAGEVCRDGQKFADGTARINVMDRQVSITHDGGGPQLL